In Vibrio sp. FE10, the following are encoded in one genomic region:
- a CDS encoding DUF4212 domain-containing protein, which yields MAFESTEHAQAYWKENLGIMGTLLAIWFVVSYGAGILFVDVLNTIQFGGFKLGFWFAQQGSIYTFVALIFIYVVRMNKLDKKYNVQED from the coding sequence ATGGCGTTCGAATCTACGGAACATGCTCAAGCCTACTGGAAGGAAAACTTGGGAATAATGGGAACACTACTCGCAATATGGTTTGTGGTGTCTTATGGCGCTGGCATCTTATTTGTGGATGTCCTAAATACCATTCAATTTGGCGGATTTAAGCTAGGTTTTTGGTTCGCTCAACAAGGTTCAATTTATACCTTCGTGGCGTTGATATTTATTTACGTTGTTCGCATGAATAAGCTGGACAAAAAATACAACGTACAGGAAGACTAG
- a CDS encoding sodium:solute symporter family protein, producing the protein MDIQTWTFILVGITFAVYIGIAIWARAGTTSEFYVAGGGVHPVANGMATAADWMSAASFISMAGIISFVGYDGAVYLMGWTGGYVLLALCLAPYLRKFGQFTVPDFIGERYYSKTARMVAVFCAIFVSFTYVAGQMRGVGVVFSRFLEVDINLGIIIGMGIVFFYAVLGGMKGITYTQVAQFCVLIFAFLVPAIFTSIMMTGNPLPQVGMGSTLSGTDVYLLDKLDGLTEELGFTAYTEGNKSMVDVFFICAALMVGTAGLPHVIIRFFTVPKVRDARISAGWALLFISLLYTTAPGVAAFARVNMIETINGPDMQGVAAVDAPSWYKNWESTGLVGWEDKNGDGKMFYSGDERNEMKINRDIIVLASPELAKLPNWVVALLAAGGLAAALSTAAGLLLVISTSISHDLLKKGFRPNMTDKQELLAARLAAMVAIVGAGYLGINPPGFVAQVVAFAFGLAAASFFPAIILGIFYKKMNKEGAIAGMLSGIAFTASYIIYFKFINPAASTPENWWFGISPEGIGTLGMCLNFVVSIAVNKVTAEVPQDVQEMVESIRYPKGAGEAHDH; encoded by the coding sequence ATGGATATTCAAACTTGGACGTTTATTCTCGTCGGTATTACTTTTGCAGTATATATCGGCATCGCAATCTGGGCTCGCGCTGGAACAACCAGTGAATTCTACGTTGCTGGCGGCGGCGTACACCCAGTAGCAAACGGCATGGCAACAGCCGCTGACTGGATGTCGGCAGCATCATTCATCTCAATGGCAGGTATCATCTCATTCGTTGGTTACGACGGTGCGGTTTACCTTATGGGTTGGACAGGTGGTTATGTACTACTTGCGCTATGTTTAGCACCTTACCTACGTAAGTTCGGTCAGTTTACGGTTCCTGATTTCATCGGTGAACGTTACTACTCGAAAACAGCACGTATGGTAGCGGTATTCTGTGCAATCTTCGTATCATTTACGTACGTTGCAGGCCAGATGCGTGGTGTTGGCGTTGTATTCTCTCGTTTCCTAGAAGTTGATATTAACCTAGGCATCATCATTGGTATGGGTATTGTGTTCTTCTACGCAGTGCTTGGTGGCATGAAAGGCATCACTTATACGCAGGTAGCTCAATTCTGTGTCCTCATTTTCGCCTTCCTTGTTCCAGCAATCTTTACCTCAATCATGATGACAGGTAACCCACTTCCACAAGTTGGTATGGGCTCGACTCTATCAGGTACCGATGTATACCTACTTGATAAACTGGATGGACTAACAGAAGAACTCGGATTTACCGCCTATACCGAAGGTAACAAGAGCATGGTAGATGTATTCTTCATCTGTGCAGCTCTAATGGTAGGTACTGCTGGTCTTCCACACGTAATCATTCGTTTCTTCACGGTACCAAAAGTACGTGATGCTCGTATCTCAGCAGGTTGGGCACTACTGTTCATCTCATTGCTATACACAACAGCACCAGGCGTTGCAGCATTCGCTCGTGTAAACATGATCGAAACAATCAACGGCCCTGACATGCAAGGTGTCGCAGCAGTAGACGCACCAAGCTGGTACAAAAACTGGGAAAGCACTGGTCTAGTAGGTTGGGAAGATAAGAACGGCGATGGCAAAATGTTCTACTCGGGCGATGAACGCAACGAGATGAAGATTAACCGTGACATCATCGTACTGGCTTCTCCAGAGCTAGCAAAACTACCAAACTGGGTTGTAGCACTACTTGCAGCAGGTGGCCTAGCAGCCGCACTATCAACAGCCGCAGGTCTACTATTGGTAATCTCAACGTCGATTTCACATGACTTGTTGAAGAAAGGCTTCAGACCGAACATGACCGACAAGCAGGAGCTATTAGCCGCTCGTTTGGCCGCCATGGTCGCGATTGTAGGTGCAGGTTACTTAGGGATTAATCCACCAGGTTTCGTAGCTCAGGTAGTAGCGTTTGCCTTCGGCTTAGCCGCAGCATCCTTCTTCCCTGCCATCATCCTAGGTATCTTCTACAAGAAGATGAACAAGGAAGGCGCAATTGCAGGTATGTTGTCAGGTATTGCCTTCACAGCAAGCTACATCATCTACTTCAAGTTCATTAACCCAGCAGCAAGCACACCGGAAAACTGGTGGTTTGGTATCAGCCCAGAAGGTATCGGTACGCTAGGTATGTGTCTAAACTTCGTAGTATCAATTGCAGTGAATAAAGTGACAGCTGAAGTACCACAAGACGTACAAGAGATGGTTGAATCTATCCGTTACCCTAAAGGTGCAGGTGAAGCTCACGACCACTAA